tcatcatcttcctagcATCTAAATacgttggagtcggcttccagtctaaccggatgcagttgagtaccagtgtttaccaaggagcgattgcctatctgacctcctcaacccagttacccgttcAACCCaaaaccccttggtaagactgcttatcagacttactggcttctgactacccgtagccactgccaaagatgttataTGTCAATCACTAAATAACTTCTTTTACAGTCGAAAACGACGTCAATGCAGTTTTCAACGGATGACTTACCCCACTGCGctagttgtaaaaataaactgtttatcTACCGATAACATATGGAGCCATAATTTACACATAAGTTGAGGAAAGTTACCTACTTCTAGAACCTGAAGGAAATGTCTAATAAATGTATTTAGATAGACAATTTAGTCTGCAGCTGCAACTAGatataatgataatattttatcttaaattcAGAGGGGAATAATTGACAATCGTTATTATTGATATGACGTCAAAGTCATGTGCTTCTTTGAttaatacttattttgtttctgaaattaTCCCTGTTTGCGGTATCGAAGGGCTTATGCGTGTGGGGTAAACAgtctaataaattattgtaaatcATTATTTGGTGGTGAATTCTGTCAAAGCCAACAAATAATATGAGACTccttcttaaataaataaataaattcttataattttattttaagtgacCTAAGTACTACTACTAGTTACTACATAAAAagtgtttaaaataatgttcttaCTTTCCAATATCATATTTTAGTCAATGTAGAGAAAATAGAcaggaagccaaccccaacatagcttTGAAAACtacgcagatgatgatgaataggcAAACAATTTTCCAAAGTAACTAATTTTTCTTAGTTACTTTATAAATTTTCTCAATCATTTAAGATTTTGGTTAATAAGCAAAGACACCTTCagttaaaagaaaatctatttTCAAAAGGTTTCCACATTACACACTTTTacatttgtaaaattaataattactacTTTAAATAGCTTTTAGCTTGTAGCTAgaaaaacaagtaaacaaaatattttttcttttaattcccCAACGTAATAAAGGCAGTTTAATATTTATCTGACGTTTATTGCAGATTAAAGGCTTCATTACGCTGGCTGAGTAACTGAAATTAAAACTTTGTTATTTTCTAGAATCTGCAAAATTCtttacaaacacaaaaatagCTTTAAAGACCTCGATTTTGACGACCTCATTTGCGCAATGGTCCATGCTGCTGGACTGCCGAACCTgcggtcccgggttcgatttccggttcggtcaacatttgtgtgatgatcatgcttgttggccgtggtctgggtgttatagtatgtatttataaatatgtatatacgtagctatatgtagtttatcagttgtgttagcacccataacacataagttaattaataacttaacatGTAATACAACCGACTGTGTGTGAAAAAGTGTCacgacattatttaaaaataaagtgtaaTAGACTGGTCGTATATCAAGGACAATGGGCGTACTGGACATCATTTCCTTTTTCCGACTATGCTGgcatcagcttccagtctaagcggataCAGCTGTGTTTTACAAgaggcgactgcctatctgacctcctcaacccagttacccggcaaccCACCCTTGCCTTGGTTAGACTTGCTGGCTGCTGATCATCTGTAccactgctaaagatgttcactgatagccgggacctacctaCTACCTATGTATAGGTAAAATGTAGGTAACACATTAATGAatgattatttttagttattgcCAGATTAGGTTTAGGCTCGGCAGTAAAAGAGAGTACTGATGACTATAAAAAAGATGAATATGGCAATAAAAAAGACAACTGCGTATTAGCCtttatcattcattcatttttattataaccAATTTCATCATTTACGTATCGGGTATGATATTCTATgccgaattgtaaaaaaaattacataatccattcagtggtttagccacaggagttaTTTTTCGTTTTCCTAATTTACaacaattcaattcattttatttgGAATCAtggtgtaaagcagagataacgTTACGAGTATCGAATTTTTTGACCAGTCGACAGCTGAGTGCTGATTTCGAATTTTGTAAGTTTAcgcgctcgatacgtaattataacttggctgaagtaaagagtcgtatgctgcATCACCAGATTAGAATATAGCACGTTCATTCATTTTTCCAGATAATGACGTTTACTATTTCGCAAGTGAGCGCGTTTATAATACAACCAAGTGCCGATGACAgcctttatgaaataaacatgtGAAAAATGAATACTACGTAATTAAGTAGTATGATAATTTACGCATCGAGAAAGTTAACCTGCAAAACTCGCACAAGGTACTctatcagttttcaagggagaatttcagttgtttgtactgactgactcttaaatggtgttctaattctcgcacatttttattctttttgctTTGTtcgaattttttatttttttatttatgcgtattttatttattcctttatgtAAAGTTATAGCTATATATTAAACAGTAcattaacttatttaattaacatacaAAGTAtatacacaatacattttttttctttcccaggcatattaaaacaatttttcttGTACTAAGTAATCTGCTTACTTGCAAAACGTACAGAAAACCTCAGTTGTAAGTTACAAAACCGAGGAAAACGCTAAGGAAATTAGGTCATAAATAAAAAGAGcgtatatttctttgttttctttGAACAGAAaagaaacacaacaaaaaatatcgtTTAGGTCCCGAATAAAGAAATCCTACTAATGCTGTGAATGTAAATGTAAAAGGCCacgcagatgatgatgatattctaaacgtgaaagtttgtatgtatgaatgGTTTGTGCCACTTTTAGGgtattgaatgtatttatatgaaatttaatattaatataactatATAGCAGGATAACACATAGGCTTCTTTTTACATAGGTGCGGGAAAAGGATAATTTAGAGAGCTGGTGAAACCCCACAGACTCATCGTTGGTTAATGGTCACTAATGCACGGATTCAAGTCATAGTTTGGACCGCGATAACTTACCATGACACCCGGTCCATGTCAAGCACCAATACAATCTTGATAAAagtaattgttataattttaattttaagagttGTTGTTGGTGGATTTGAAAGATCTTCGACCCCACAAGGCTTGTTAGTAAACCAACACGACAACGAGGTGCAAAAGACAATAAcaagtacttaaatatattgtaaattaatcatattgttacaaaattatgtttattaaccAAAGAAGCGACCAAACAGAAAGATTCCAATATCTTTATTGGCCCACATAATTATTCAATTTGCAGCAGTCAATATACAAGCTATTATGCTATTTCTGATCTGATAAAATGCACCCCACTTGCAACACGAAGTTAATATGTCAATGATACCATAGATAAAGCCAACAATGAGCcttaaattacaattaataaaaatatagggtATGATGTTTGAGATAATCGCGATAGGAGGTGCAAGGAAATTGGTATAAATAATCGTGCTGAGACTTCTTCGGCACATTCGTTCGAGACATCGAGTTGTCACCTGCAGAACTACAATGGCTTCCTACGCTACCTTCACCCTCCTCGTCCTCGCTGGTAAATATAAAGTGATCTTAAAGCCCTATTTCAGTTCTTACCTTACTCATATTTGTGGAATTAAATGTATGAGCTGATGGCTGAAATGTGCTTACTCATGATTCCAGGCCATTCATATTATACATTCTCTCATTTACTCCTTATAGGTATTGAATGCTCTTGTAACTTGGTCTATTGGCCCGAATTGTTATTCAAAGTCTCTCTCACTGTTCTAAAGAAAAATCTAATTTTACTGTCTCCGACcttaagtcaaagtcaaagacaACAGCCATTTCAACAACTCTTCATCTCgtattttcattttgaatcTTAATCTTTTGAAGCcaaaataaaaagcgtgtaaaatgGAGCTATCCCCCAATATTCTTCCTGATTTACTTATACAATTCTTCTGTATTTCGTCTTGCAATATGTAGGATTCCTCGCCAGCGCCTTCTCCAGCAGCTCTCCTGCCAGGATTGAGGACTACCCCAGCACCGTTCAACTGGAGACTGGAATCGGCCGTGTCTGGCTGCAAACCTGTGTTGGTTCCGTTCTGACCTCTCGCCATGTTCTGACTGCCGCTCACTGCCTTATTGGaacgtaagtacctactattgCTTTCATAGTATTtaatattcatcatcagcctcctgcccttatcccaattttatttcgaGTCAGCGGAGCATGTTTTCATattattgaatattataaattcgaGTTTTTCGAGTCCAATTGAGATGAAAATTGATTCTAATGTAACCTGATCCATTTTGATTTAAGAGTATGCCAATTATAAAAACTCTTTCCGAATTAAATAACAGTTCTTCacaatacaattaaataatactgTTATCATAAAGTAGAGGAACTTCTTCGGATGACGATCAAATGTGAGATAATAATGCATGTCTCGCACAGATAATTCAAAACTTGGCGTTAAATTGTATCAACTTTTTAAGTATCAGTGTCTTGTCAATTATCATTTTAAGTACTGTAGCATCGATAAAACAATCTTACCCTTGTAACTAATCTAAAGTAACCTGCAGCTCAAACATATGTTTTTCATTTCAGCGCCCTCACCCCTCGCATTAGCCGTGTCCGTGCCGGCACCAGCGAGCGCGGCCGTGGCGGCGACGTCTGGGAGGTCAACAGCGTCATCAGACACCCTGACTACAGCTTGAAGGCTTTCGAAGGCAACGTTGGCATTGTTCGTCTGCAGACCGCCCTCTGGTTCGGCGCTGCCATCCAACAGGCTAGGATCACCGCCTCTGGTGTCACTTTCCCCGCTAACGTGCCCGTCACCCTGGCTGGATGGGGCCGCACCTCGGTTAGtagtattttctttaatacttCAGTTTTATGAGTTGGTGAAAATAGTTGTAAGACCAATTTTGTCAACATAGAGGATAAAAAGTCCTTACCTGAGGATAAAAGATTTAAACGATTGACTCAGGATTTAaattttttgatactgaccAGCATTATGTATTTTTGGTTCCACATATCGTTGCTTACTTTAATTCTTATCACATCATTCGACTGATTTATATTCCCATCActaaaattttcaatttactCCCACCAACAGCAAGAAGACCTCTGGGCTGACCGCGACCTCCACAGCACTCAACTTTACACCGTCGACCATAGCCTCTGCGTCGAGAAGTACGGAGACCTCAAAGTTCCCATTGCCGTTACTGAGAACATGATCTGTGCTGCTACCCTCGGCACTACTGGCGCTAACTTCGGAGTCAGGGATGGTGGTTCTCCCGTCTTCTACGACGGAATCCTTGTTGGCTTCGTCTCCTTCGGCAGCCCTCTTAGTGCTACCGAGTACCCCTTGGTCGCTACCGCTGTCTCTCCCTACTCCGACTGGATCGTTGAAAACGCTGTTTAAAGTCCTGGTTAAAATGATTGtctcattttttatttactaatatatttttcggttatttgttttctattttttggtttttaatttttctattcaTTTAATGATACGTCTGACCGCTAGTGGTGTGAAAGTGCCCTTCACGGGTATACCCTTCACCACTATAATCTGTTTCAGTTTGTAATGGTTTTGGTTTGAAAGTGCATTGCTACAGAGGAATAATATGATTGTGTGAAAGACGTTTGCCCGGAAGAATGTAACTTCTGGGATAATGTCAAAAGACAAGATGTCAAAAAGACATGACTACAAATAAGAAATTGCGATACGGGCAGAAGTATGCTGACATTTCAATATATCATCTACAATCTCACgatcaaaacaatttaaaatctcGAAACAATATGTAACCCATTCATAGACAGGTGAATAGATAATTGTGTTGCAAAACAACCAAATGCCTTGATAATAACATCGCACGATTTATCAATACAtatcttaatattatttcattcatGAAAATATAGGAAAATACGCGCAGCTTGGCAACTGCTATAAATTAATCTACTGATTAGTAACAATtaattgacaataataaataataaaaagcaatCAATCAAACAGGTTTCAGAatacgaagaaaaaaaaaatatacataataaacataatgattactttaaatacatattaatatcgAATATTTGGGAATATGCAAAGCTACTAGCAGTCGGAGTTCCATAGAGTAAAACCTTCTGACAATGCGTGCCGTTTAGtaaaaattaatttctttttggTCTTTTTTGTTAGTGCAACCATTTTCTGGGATTATGTAAGTCGTGAACAATACAACTAAACCGGCAAGCTACATATAGGTAAAATATTGATGCCTGCTACAAAATAACAGCAATATGATACGACGCAactttgatatatttattttgctagGCGTTTTAAACTTAACTTTTTTAAGTAACATAATTTCACATATTTATGcgagtaaata
The window above is part of the Helicoverpa zea isolate HzStark_Cry1AcR chromosome 21, ilHelZeax1.1, whole genome shotgun sequence genome. Proteins encoded here:
- the LOC124640914 gene encoding trypsin, alkaline C-like, producing MASYATFTLLVLAGFLASAFSSSSPARIEDYPSTVQLETGIGRVWLQTCVGSVLTSRHVLTAAHCLIGTALTPRISRVRAGTSERGRGGDVWEVNSVIRHPDYSLKAFEGNVGIVRLQTALWFGAAIQQARITASGVTFPANVPVTLAGWGRTSQEDLWADRDLHSTQLYTVDHSLCVEKYGDLKVPIAVTENMICAATLGTTGANFGVRDGGSPVFYDGILVGFVSFGSPLSATEYPLVATAVSPYSDWIVENAV